TGCGATAAAGCGTGACACAACCGGTGCTCTTTAGCGCCGGTTTTTTTTCGCCTTTATCCCGTTTCCCGAAGCGCTATCCAGAAAGCGTGCAACGCGCTGCAACACTCCTGATTCTCCGGATAACGCCTCGTAAAACGAGGATCCGTCGCTCGTCATGTTCACCGCGCTTCGCCACACTCCCGATATGAAAAAAGAGAACGGTTTTACGCTTATCGAAACGCTGGTCGCGATTTCGCTTGTCGTTATCCTCAGCGCCTCAGGTCTTTACGGCTGGGACAGCTGGCAGCGGCAGCAGCGGCTGTGGCAAACCGCCAGTCAGGTACGAGATTACCTGCTGTTTCTGCGCAATCATGCCAACCGCTACAACCGCGACCATCAAATTACCCATCAGCGGGTGGGAGGCATGGATTGTCTGCTGAGCTCTGCCGCGCAAGGCTGTGAGAAGGGCAATCCCTTTGTGCTGATACCACTCTGGCCTG
This region of Enterobacter asburiae genomic DNA includes:
- a CDS encoding prepilin peptidase-dependent protein, yielding MKKENGFTLIETLVAISLVVILSASGLYGWDSWQRQQRLWQTASQVRDYLLFLRNHANRYNRDHQITHQRVGGMDCLLSSAAQGCEKGNPFVLIPLWPEVAIGEVTPSLAFYGLKDTAWAGRIRVQSRAGEWLIIVSNGGRIRMCKVSAGGSCR